A part of Haloarchaeobius sp. HME9146 genomic DNA contains:
- a CDS encoding phosphotransacetylase family protein, which produces MKSLLVTANAESTGKTAITLALASIAQERDGSIGYMKPKGTRLQSNVGKTLDEDPMLAKELLGLDAEMHELEPVVYSPTFIQQVVRGREDADEVRKRISEAFDSLAADQDQMFLEGGGLSTGNIIDIADGDIAELVDAEVLLVCSYNRINDVDEVLAAVDDIGRDRLRGVVFNRVPDGVYEELEDDVVPFLEKRGVPVVGIVPREKHLAGVTVQELADELGADVLTDVAMDGFVERFSVGAMGADAALRGFRRTKDAAVITGGDRADIQSAALEAPGVKCLILTGGHRPSGAVLGKAAEKGVPIMVVQANTITTVERAEDVVRVGRTRDEQTVETMVELLRNHADVDALL; this is translated from the coding sequence ATGAAATCGTTACTCGTCACCGCGAACGCAGAAAGCACCGGCAAGACAGCCATCACCCTCGCCCTCGCCAGCATCGCACAGGAGCGAGACGGCAGCATCGGGTACATGAAACCGAAGGGCACGCGCCTGCAGTCGAACGTCGGCAAGACGCTCGACGAGGACCCGATGCTGGCGAAGGAACTGCTCGGCCTCGACGCCGAGATGCACGAACTCGAACCCGTCGTCTACTCGCCGACGTTCATCCAGCAGGTGGTTCGTGGGCGAGAGGACGCCGACGAGGTTCGCAAGCGGATATCCGAGGCGTTCGACTCCCTCGCGGCCGACCAGGACCAGATGTTCCTCGAAGGCGGCGGTCTCAGCACGGGGAACATCATCGACATCGCCGACGGCGACATCGCCGAACTCGTCGATGCAGAGGTGCTCCTGGTCTGCTCGTACAATCGCATCAACGACGTGGACGAGGTGCTCGCGGCCGTCGACGACATCGGACGCGACCGGCTCCGCGGCGTCGTGTTCAACCGTGTTCCCGACGGCGTGTACGAGGAACTCGAGGACGACGTGGTACCGTTCCTCGAGAAGCGCGGCGTCCCGGTCGTGGGAATCGTCCCGCGTGAGAAGCACCTCGCGGGCGTGACGGTGCAGGAACTCGCCGACGAACTCGGTGCCGATGTCCTCACGGACGTGGCCATGGACGGGTTCGTCGAGCGCTTCAGCGTCGGCGCGATGGGTGCCGACGCGGCCCTGCGCGGGTTCCGCCGGACGAAAGACGCCGCCGTCATCACGGGTGGGGACCGCGCCGACATCCAGTCGGCCGCGCTCGAAGCCCCGGGCGTGAAGTGTCTCATCCTGACCGGTGGCCACCGACCATCGGGTGCCGTGCTGGGCAAGGCCGCCGAGAAGGGCGTGCCCATCATGGTCGTCCAGGCGAACACCATCACGACCGTCGAACGCGCCGAAGACGTGGTCCGGGTCGGCCGGACCCGCGACGAGCAGACCGTCGAGACGATGGTCGAGCTGCTCCGCAACCACGCAGACGTCGACGCCCTGCTCTGA
- a CDS encoding DHH family phosphoesterase: MSTGVSISSMSKYAILGCGSVGHAVAEELVEQGKDVLIVDRDEGRVEALRDQDLNAQTADIRDEAVAEDIADCDVVLIMASDVESNKAAVQNIREQGGEQFVVVRASDPVSGDELTEMGADVVINPSSVIADAAMRSLESGELEYKANQLAEVLTDTKERVAILTHDSPDPDSIASAAALQAIAEHLGVEADICYLGDIGHQENRAFVNLLGIELLNWADVEEKEVYDTMALVDHAKSGDSVDVDVDVIIDHYEPDEDLDAAFLDVRPNMSSTSTIMTKYIQEFDMKVDEAVATALLYGIREETLDFKRDTTPADLTAAAYLYPFANHDLLEQVESPSMSPETLDVLAEAIQNREVQGSHLVSNAGFIRDREALAQAAQHLLNLEGITTTAVFGIADDTIFLAARSKDIRMNIGKVLADAYGDIGEAAGHSTQASAEISLGIFTGIETNDENRDTLLQLTEEAVKRKLFQAMGVESGESGNGS; the protein is encoded by the coding sequence ATGAGTACCGGGGTCAGCATCTCCTCGATGTCGAAGTACGCCATCCTCGGGTGTGGGAGCGTCGGCCACGCCGTCGCCGAGGAACTGGTCGAGCAGGGAAAGGACGTGCTGATTGTCGACCGAGACGAGGGGCGCGTCGAGGCGCTACGCGACCAGGACCTCAACGCCCAGACGGCGGACATCCGTGACGAGGCTGTCGCCGAGGACATCGCTGACTGCGACGTGGTCCTCATCATGGCCTCCGACGTCGAGTCGAACAAGGCGGCGGTCCAGAACATCCGGGAGCAAGGCGGCGAACAGTTCGTCGTCGTGCGCGCGTCGGACCCGGTCTCCGGGGACGAACTCACCGAGATGGGCGCGGACGTGGTCATCAACCCGTCGTCGGTCATCGCCGACGCGGCGATGCGCTCGCTCGAATCCGGCGAACTGGAGTACAAGGCGAACCAGCTCGCGGAGGTCCTCACCGACACCAAAGAGCGCGTCGCCATCCTCACCCACGACAGCCCCGACCCCGACTCCATCGCCTCTGCAGCGGCGCTCCAGGCCATCGCCGAGCACCTCGGCGTGGAGGCCGACATCTGCTATCTCGGCGACATCGGCCACCAGGAGAACCGGGCGTTCGTCAACCTGCTCGGTATCGAGTTGTTGAACTGGGCCGACGTCGAGGAGAAGGAGGTGTACGACACGATGGCGCTCGTGGACCACGCCAAGAGCGGCGACTCGGTCGACGTGGACGTCGACGTCATCATCGACCACTACGAGCCCGACGAGGACCTCGACGCGGCGTTCCTCGACGTGCGCCCGAACATGTCCTCGACGTCGACCATCATGACGAAGTACATCCAGGAGTTCGACATGAAGGTCGACGAGGCCGTCGCGACGGCGCTGCTCTACGGTATCCGGGAGGAGACGCTGGACTTCAAGCGCGACACCACGCCGGCGGACCTCACCGCCGCGGCGTACCTCTACCCCTTCGCGAACCACGACCTGCTTGAACAGGTCGAGTCCCCGTCGATGAGCCCGGAGACGCTGGACGTACTCGCCGAGGCCATCCAGAACCGCGAGGTACAGGGCAGCCATCTCGTCTCGAACGCGGGGTTCATCCGCGACCGCGAGGCGCTCGCACAGGCGGCCCAGCACCTCCTCAACCTGGAGGGTATCACCACCACGGCCGTCTTCGGCATCGCCGACGACACCATCTTCCTCGCGGCGCGCTCGAAGGACATCCGGATGAACATCGGCAAGGTGCTCGCCGACGCCTACGGCGATATCGGCGAGGCCGCCGGGCACTCCACCCAGGCGAGCGCGGAGATCTCACTCGGTATCTTCACGGGAATCGAGACGAACGACGAGAATCGCGATACGCTGTTGCAGCTCACCGAAGAGGCGGTGAAGCGAAAACTGTTCCAGGCGATGGGCGTCGAGAGCGGCGAGTCAGGAAACGGCAGTTAG
- a CDS encoding PRC-barrel domain-containing protein, whose amino-acid sequence MDGTPQEITNLVGREVYSNNGVFVGEVEDVRLNIQNRVVTGLALTELNPELFNGRLSGERGVLIPYRWVRAVGDVVLINDVIERLKKPEQEDEVAV is encoded by the coding sequence ATGGACGGGACACCGCAAGAGATAACGAACCTCGTCGGACGCGAGGTGTATTCGAACAACGGCGTCTTCGTGGGTGAAGTCGAGGACGTCCGTCTCAACATCCAGAACAGGGTCGTCACCGGGCTCGCACTGACCGAACTCAACCCGGAACTGTTCAACGGTCGCCTCAGCGGTGAGCGAGGCGTCCTCATCCCCTACCGGTGGGTGCGCGCGGTCGGGGACGTGGTACTCATCAACGACGTCATCGAACGGCTCAAGAAACCCGAACAGGAGGACGAAGTCGCGGTCTAA
- the acs gene encoding acetate--CoA ligase alpha subunit: protein MGTLTGLFAPERVAVVGATDREGSVGRAILENLRSFDGDVVAVNPSRDEVLGETCYDDLQGVPDPVDLAVVVVPVRFAVDVVRDAGEAGVQNVVVITAGFGETGGEGASREQELKAAAEEYDLNLVGPNCLGVMNTGVNMNATFGPEMALPGNISFMSQSGAFITAVLDWANDQNIGFKDVVSLGNKAVLDETDFVRAWGDDPDTDVVLGYLESIQDGREFIEAARDTTKDTPVVAVKSGRTDAGAKAASSHTGAIAGSEAAYEAGLEQAGVLRAESVQELFDSARALSGQPLPETDEVAVITNAGGPGVMATDAIGDSSLSLASFTEETLDRLKEEMPDEANVYNPVDAIGDADIDRFERAIDIVLDDPNVAAAVVVSAPTAVLDYADLADVVVEKQAAHEKPLLTCLMGGERTGPAAETLREAGIPNYFDPARAVDSIDALARYRRIRDTDYQPATEFDVDREAAREVLEQAKARDDNRLGVEAMGLLDAYGIPTPDGEVVDSPGEAVQTAADIEGPVVMKIVSPDILHKSDIGGVKVGVETDDVYDAFEDLITRARNYQPDANILGVQVQEMVDLDEGTETIVGVNRDPQFGPLVLFGLGGIFVEVLEDTTLRVAPVSEPEAQDMIDDIQAAPLLRGARGRTPADVDSVVETIQRLSQLVTDFPQILELDINPLVAGPDGVQAVDIRLTVDTEDL, encoded by the coding sequence ATGGGAACGTTGACAGGCTTGTTCGCGCCAGAGCGGGTCGCCGTGGTCGGGGCGACCGACCGCGAGGGCTCGGTCGGGCGTGCGATACTGGAGAACCTCCGCAGCTTCGACGGGGACGTCGTGGCCGTCAACCCGAGCCGGGACGAAGTGCTCGGGGAGACGTGTTACGACGACTTACAGGGCGTCCCCGACCCCGTCGACCTCGCGGTGGTCGTCGTCCCGGTGAGATTCGCCGTCGACGTCGTCCGCGACGCCGGTGAGGCCGGCGTCCAGAACGTCGTCGTCATCACCGCCGGCTTCGGTGAGACCGGCGGCGAGGGCGCGAGCCGGGAACAGGAACTCAAGGCGGCCGCCGAGGAGTACGACCTGAACCTCGTCGGCCCGAACTGCCTCGGCGTGATGAACACCGGGGTCAACATGAACGCGACGTTCGGCCCGGAGATGGCCCTGCCGGGGAACATCTCCTTCATGAGCCAGTCCGGCGCGTTCATCACCGCGGTGCTGGACTGGGCGAACGACCAGAACATCGGCTTCAAGGACGTGGTCTCGCTCGGGAACAAGGCCGTCCTCGACGAGACCGACTTCGTCCGCGCGTGGGGCGACGACCCCGACACCGACGTCGTCCTGGGATACCTCGAATCCATCCAGGACGGCCGCGAGTTCATCGAGGCGGCGCGCGACACCACGAAGGACACGCCGGTCGTCGCGGTCAAGTCCGGGCGCACCGACGCCGGGGCGAAGGCCGCATCGAGCCACACCGGGGCCATCGCCGGCAGCGAGGCCGCCTACGAGGCCGGCCTCGAACAGGCTGGCGTGCTCCGTGCCGAGTCGGTCCAGGAGCTGTTCGACTCGGCCCGCGCGCTCTCCGGGCAGCCACTGCCCGAGACCGACGAGGTCGCGGTCATCACGAACGCGGGCGGCCCCGGCGTGATGGCGACCGACGCCATCGGCGACAGCTCGCTGTCGCTCGCCTCCTTCACCGAGGAGACCCTCGACCGGCTCAAGGAGGAGATGCCCGACGAGGCGAACGTCTACAACCCGGTGGACGCCATCGGCGACGCCGACATCGACCGGTTCGAGCGGGCAATCGACATCGTGCTCGACGACCCGAACGTCGCGGCCGCGGTCGTCGTCAGCGCCCCGACCGCGGTGCTCGACTACGCCGACCTGGCCGACGTGGTCGTCGAGAAACAGGCGGCACACGAGAAACCGCTTCTGACCTGCCTGATGGGCGGGGAACGAACCGGGCCGGCCGCCGAGACGCTCCGCGAGGCCGGCATCCCGAACTACTTCGACCCGGCACGCGCCGTCGACAGCATCGACGCGCTGGCCCGGTACCGGCGCATCCGGGACACCGACTACCAGCCCGCGACCGAGTTCGACGTGGACCGCGAGGCTGCCCGCGAGGTGCTGGAGCAGGCCAAGGCCCGCGACGACAACCGCCTCGGCGTGGAGGCGATGGGGCTGCTCGACGCCTACGGCATCCCGACGCCCGACGGTGAGGTCGTCGACTCGCCGGGCGAGGCGGTCCAGACCGCCGCCGACATCGAGGGCCCGGTCGTGATGAAGATCGTCAGCCCGGACATCCTGCACAAGTCCGACATCGGCGGTGTGAAGGTCGGCGTCGAGACCGACGACGTGTACGACGCCTTCGAGGACCTCATCACCCGCGCCCGGAACTACCAGCCCGACGCGAACATCCTGGGTGTGCAGGTCCAGGAGATGGTCGACCTCGACGAAGGGACCGAGACCATCGTCGGCGTCAACCGCGACCCGCAGTTCGGCCCGCTCGTCCTCTTTGGACTGGGCGGCATCTTCGTCGAGGTGCTGGAGGACACGACCCTGCGAGTCGCGCCCGTCTCCGAACCGGAGGCTCAAGACATGATCGACGACATCCAGGCGGCCCCGCTGTTGCGCGGAGCCCGCGGCCGAACCCCGGCCGACGTGGATAGCGTCGTCGAGACCATCCAGCGCCTCTCACAGCTCGTGACCGACTTCCCGCAGATACTGGAACTGGACATCAACCCACTGGTCGCCGGCCCCGACGGGGTTCAGGCGGTCGACATCAGACTCACCGTGGACACGGAGGACCTATGA
- a CDS encoding M48 family metallopeptidase — translation MHPAQTTARSADHRWGEYHDDVVSLHWRLILAPKRIQDYVLAHELAHAKYGDHSESFWNTVGTLIPDYQDRRESVVLMPQAFLCERDVSR, via the coding sequence ATACACCCTGCTCAAACCACCGCCCGCTCGGCGGACCATCGTTGGGGTGAGTACCATGATGACGTGGTCTCACTGCACTGGCGTCTCATTCTCGCCCCGAAACGGATTCAGGACTACGTTCTCGCTCACGAGCTGGCCCATGCGAAGTACGGTGACCACAGCGAGTCGTTCTGGAACACCGTCGGGACCCTGATACCGGACTACCAAGACCGGCGCGAGTCAGTAGTGCTCATGCCGCAGGCGTTCTTGTGCGAACGAGACGTAAGTCGGTGA
- a CDS encoding CNNM domain-containing protein, which yields MSELLTAARLLGGFALLLANGFFVGTEFAMTRIRQFPQSEFTGHPGLERAWEMTEELEIYLSGCQVGITVCSIGLGVVAEPALSAAINPLFVLVGLAQPGSHAAIAAITAFGLMNFMHVVIGEQAPTYFGVERTKTAAKYGSRPLSLWTKLMSPFIRLADRIAKAILALFGVEMTRSWAEEELDEGEETLSSRAELRTRMGDVLGKSDLPQERRQEVLAAFEIDEKPIEDIMVPIDEAVTLHAGDDVETNLDRMREHPHTRFPLVGDTLDDYRGAVYAPAVLRDFEGLRSGETDLTDCASTPMTLSAETSVSDAIDEFQAAGEELALVERGGEVVGLLTPTDAWEVITGEQTDPLDAS from the coding sequence ATGAGCGAGTTGCTTACTGCCGCCAGACTCCTCGGTGGTTTCGCCCTCCTGCTTGCGAACGGGTTCTTCGTCGGGACCGAGTTCGCGATGACGCGCATCAGGCAGTTCCCCCAGTCCGAGTTCACCGGGCACCCTGGACTCGAACGGGCGTGGGAGATGACCGAAGAGCTCGAGATCTATCTCTCTGGCTGCCAGGTCGGTATCACCGTCTGTTCGATCGGTCTCGGTGTCGTCGCCGAACCCGCGCTGTCGGCGGCCATCAACCCGCTGTTCGTGCTGGTCGGTCTCGCCCAGCCTGGGTCCCACGCCGCCATCGCGGCCATCACCGCGTTCGGCCTGATGAACTTCATGCACGTCGTCATCGGGGAACAGGCCCCGACCTACTTCGGTGTCGAGCGCACCAAGACGGCCGCGAAGTACGGCTCCCGGCCGCTCTCGCTCTGGACGAAGCTCATGTCCCCGTTCATCCGCCTCGCGGACCGCATCGCGAAGGCCATCCTCGCCCTGTTCGGTGTCGAGATGACCCGGTCGTGGGCGGAAGAAGAACTGGACGAGGGCGAGGAGACCCTCTCCTCCCGTGCCGAGCTGCGGACCCGGATGGGCGACGTGCTCGGCAAGTCCGACCTGCCCCAGGAACGCCGACAGGAGGTCTTGGCCGCGTTCGAGATCGACGAGAAACCCATCGAGGACATCATGGTCCCCATCGACGAGGCGGTGACCCTGCACGCCGGCGACGACGTGGAGACGAACCTCGACCGGATGCGCGAGCACCCCCACACCCGGTTCCCGCTGGTGGGTGACACCCTTGACGATTACCGCGGTGCGGTGTACGCCCCGGCGGTCCTCCGGGACTTCGAGGGGCTCCGCTCGGGCGAGACGGACCTGACCGACTGTGCCAGCACCCCGATGACGCTCTCGGCGGAAACGTCGGTGTCGGACGCCATCGACGAGTTCCAGGCCGCTGGCGAGGAGCTCGCACTCGTCGAACGCGGTGGCGAGGTCGTCGGACTGCTCACCCCGACCGACGCCTGGGAGGTCATCACCGGCGAGCAGACCGACCCGCTCGACGCGTCGTAG
- a CDS encoding YbaK/EbsC family protein, which yields MHESAAEFVAEASDRYGFDPDVMEFPEGTKTAADAADAIGCDVAQIGSSIVLVADGEIVVSVTSGANRVDTDKLAGLVGAESARMANADEVKEATGWSIGGVPPFCHATDLPVYLDETLTTFETVWVASGTPTTVFPIAPDELLEYSGATVADVAE from the coding sequence ATGCACGAGAGCGCCGCCGAGTTCGTCGCCGAAGCCAGCGACCGCTACGGGTTCGACCCGGACGTGATGGAGTTCCCCGAGGGGACGAAGACCGCCGCCGACGCGGCCGACGCCATCGGCTGTGACGTCGCCCAGATCGGCAGCAGCATCGTCCTCGTCGCCGACGGCGAGATCGTCGTGAGCGTCACCTCCGGCGCGAACCGGGTGGACACCGACAAACTGGCCGGGCTGGTGGGTGCCGAATCAGCCCGGATGGCGAACGCCGACGAGGTGAAGGAAGCGACCGGCTGGAGCATCGGCGGGGTCCCGCCGTTCTGTCACGCGACCGACCTGCCGGTGTACCTCGACGAGACGCTGACGACGTTCGAGACGGTGTGGGTCGCCTCCGGGACGCCGACGACCGTCTTCCCCATCGCGCCCGACGAATTGCTCGAGTACTCGGGGGCGACGGTGGCCGACGTGGCGGAGTAG
- a CDS encoding pyridoxal phosphate-dependent aminotransferase, translating into MFPTIEYLEWIAGRPDAATHDLGSSDLRGSFQHQRGPVPGRLAGLEDPPPDRGLETQLADLYEVDEANVLVTAGATTANFVAIATALQHTGPATEEPRPQVLVEKPGYEPLRATPQGLGGRVDRFLRPPEDGYPLDPHRVEAALTEDASLVITTNRHNPSGTVTPTETLAEAAQHAGEEGARLLVDEVYAPYVTEPTSEGAFGAPTAAGIENTVVTGSLTKFMGLGGLRVGWLIADEDFISQARSVAWHLPTLAEPSVALAGRALEHRAELVPVQRDLLRANHELLTSFVEEREDLTGSIPPGSPYGLVEHESVDGDELAARAWEEYDLLVVPGRFFDRPGAVRLSLGRSTAHCEDALAVLAELLDTLS; encoded by the coding sequence ATGTTCCCCACCATCGAGTACCTCGAGTGGATCGCGGGGAGACCCGACGCCGCGACCCACGACCTCGGGTCGAGCGACCTCCGTGGGAGCTTCCAGCACCAGCGCGGGCCGGTCCCTGGCCGGCTGGCCGGACTGGAGGACCCACCGCCGGACCGGGGCCTCGAGACGCAACTCGCCGACCTGTACGAGGTGGACGAAGCGAACGTCCTCGTGACCGCGGGAGCGACCACGGCTAACTTCGTCGCAATCGCCACCGCCCTCCAACACACCGGGCCGGCGACCGAGGAGCCACGACCGCAGGTACTCGTCGAGAAACCAGGGTACGAGCCGCTTCGTGCGACCCCACAGGGGCTCGGCGGCCGGGTCGACCGCTTCCTCCGACCGCCAGAAGACGGGTACCCACTCGACCCGCACCGGGTCGAGGCCGCGCTGACCGAGGACGCGAGCCTCGTCATCACGACCAACCGGCACAACCCCTCCGGGACGGTCACTCCCACCGAGACGCTCGCCGAGGCGGCACAGCACGCTGGTGAGGAGGGGGCCCGACTCCTCGTCGACGAGGTGTACGCCCCCTACGTCACGGAGCCCACGTCGGAGGGCGCCTTCGGCGCGCCGACCGCGGCTGGTATCGAGAACACCGTCGTCACGGGGTCACTGACCAAGTTCATGGGACTGGGCGGGCTGCGGGTCGGCTGGCTCATCGCCGATGAGGACTTCATCTCACAGGCCCGGTCCGTCGCCTGGCACCTCCCCACACTGGCCGAACCCAGCGTCGCCCTCGCCGGCCGGGCGCTCGAACATCGGGCCGAGCTCGTCCCGGTCCAGCGTGACCTGCTTCGCGCGAACCACGAGCTACTCACCTCGTTCGTCGAGGAGCGCGAGGACCTCACGGGGTCGATTCCACCGGGCTCGCCGTACGGCCTCGTCGAACACGAGTCCGTCGACGGCGACGAGCTCGCCGCCAGAGCGTGGGAGGAGTACGACCTGCTGGTCGTTCCGGGCCGGTTCTTCGACCGCCCGGGGGCGGTCCGCCTGAGCCTCGGTCGCTCCACTGCCCACTGCGAGGACGCACTTGCCGTCCTCGCCGAACTGCTCGACACGCTGTCGTGA
- a CDS encoding pentapeptide repeat-containing protein — MTNQCEYEFSWSRKKEQQFGQYGDIKYNQLGEEKEISGSIDDIQLQEHQCPREAETDSNRCVWHTQRSGKSTKDIKSASSNKQKLVCEPHLEDCTLNGSDLTEFSFLWANFDDAELSNVNLSNMILFYSSFENAELDQVDFSGSDLSGSRFVDATFDNSTFTKEKTDFQDSVCKGTNFIDADFKDSANFKSADFDRSSKLCRDLIDANFCNADLSETEFADLVLTGADLRGANMSNATINADFTNANLTNVFAFDANLSGSTLERAVLDGANLQSTELVDTKLHSAVISDAIIDHDTNFDSISKYEKESVSRDDKDAKVEQINRAIWTYNSLSNLSKDNALSKQAQEYYIKEKDLKRRLSWIQLCGPVSTDSDGFSGLMTRKAGYIANLLTPEKDSDTDFHLRFGSQIKKVSTCIKSELSRLTINYGEGHRNVLASLGFTTLIYSFIYPIWGINQGGDMIKYSSPIDAILSCSVEFDLELWFTSLYFSIVTFTTLGYGDIQPEGFSRYVAASEAVIGASLMALLVFVLGRRATW, encoded by the coding sequence ATGACTAACCAGTGTGAATATGAATTCTCTTGGTCACGGAAAAAGGAACAACAATTTGGCCAATATGGAGACATAAAGTATAATCAATTAGGAGAGGAGAAAGAGATTTCTGGAAGTATAGATGATATTCAACTTCAGGAACATCAATGTCCGAGAGAAGCTGAAACGGATTCAAATCGTTGTGTATGGCACACTCAAAGGTCTGGAAAATCTACAAAAGACATTAAGTCAGCAAGTAGCAACAAACAAAAATTGGTCTGTGAGCCACATCTGGAAGATTGTACACTCAATGGGAGTGATTTAACAGAATTTTCATTTTTGTGGGCCAATTTTGACGATGCGGAACTATCAAATGTGAATCTTTCAAATATGATCCTCTTCTACTCTTCTTTCGAGAATGCCGAGTTAGATCAAGTAGATTTCTCTGGGAGTGACTTATCTGGAAGTCGGTTTGTAGACGCCACTTTTGACAATTCAACATTCACCAAGGAAAAAACTGATTTCCAAGATTCAGTGTGCAAGGGTACTAATTTCATTGACGCAGATTTCAAGGATTCTGCTAACTTCAAGAGTGCTGACTTTGATCGTTCGTCCAAGCTGTGTCGAGATTTGATAGATGCGAACTTTTGCAATGCAGACCTTAGTGAGACGGAATTCGCAGATTTGGTATTAACAGGGGCAGATTTACGCGGAGCTAATATGTCTAATGCCACTATCAACGCTGATTTTACAAATGCGAACTTAACTAACGTCTTTGCATTCGATGCGAACCTTAGTGGTTCAACACTGGAGAGGGCAGTCCTCGATGGTGCAAACCTTCAAAGTACGGAATTAGTAGACACAAAGTTACACTCGGCAGTAATTTCGGACGCGATTATCGACCACGATACCAACTTTGATTCTATATCAAAATATGAGAAAGAGTCTGTGAGTCGTGACGATAAAGATGCGAAAGTTGAACAGATCAACCGTGCCATTTGGACCTACAACTCGCTTTCTAATCTAAGCAAGGACAATGCTTTGTCGAAGCAAGCCCAGGAATATTATATTAAGGAGAAGGATCTGAAGAGGAGACTGAGTTGGATTCAATTGTGTGGTCCAGTTTCTACTGACAGTGATGGTTTCAGTGGACTAATGACGCGAAAGGCTGGATATATTGCCAATCTACTCACACCCGAGAAAGATTCAGATACAGATTTCCATTTACGGTTTGGTTCCCAGATCAAAAAGGTCTCAACCTGCATAAAGTCAGAGCTTTCGCGCTTGACTATAAATTATGGAGAGGGGCACCGAAATGTACTTGCATCGCTTGGTTTTACAACACTTATATATTCGTTTATCTACCCAATATGGGGCATAAATCAGGGTGGAGACATGATAAAATATTCATCCCCAATCGATGCGATTTTGTCCTGCAGCGTAGAATTTGACCTCGAACTGTGGTTTACAAGCCTATACTTCAGCATTGTTACATTTACTACTTTAGGGTATGGAGACATTCAGCCTGAGGGATTCTCCAGATACGTTGCTGCAAGTGAAGCTGTAATTGGGGCTTCACTTATGGCTCTGCTTGTTTTCGTACTCGGGAGGCGGGCTACTTGGTAA
- a CDS encoding PQQ-binding-like beta-propeller repeat protein encodes MPSRRRLLRTGVALGATGFSAGCLERRLETEHHWTTSPDWPMANHDAHHTGRTASDGPSAGSVAWQRHLGGERTAATPVIADGTVYANGDGVVALDAATGRERWHVGSEENGAGQAVVDGTIYAVTTTEASVIVRALDSAGRVQWEWSTAVPSPDARPPVVADDTLYVQLGVTRRTRRLVAFDRHDGSVRWSSEVESMEMFAPAVAHGRVLALAEHGAVRAIGPTCGLGCRLGAGPPATDWRERYPGGDRWHAPTVRGIDVLTGIDAFGSGSAQLRVLDLNDGGVEWAAVQSATAVPPATDGRSLWSVGSVHVDRDDGVTNVGDNDMVVRRRGMDGEVRWERQFAERLGSARPVLAGVPRFDWSDADKDEDNAAGGTLYVGSYFAPEVDGGGWVTALDAVTGETQWEKHVTPSPRSLAVAGGRLFVGDGDGKLVCFD; translated from the coding sequence ATGCCCTCCCGCCGCCGCCTCCTCCGGACTGGTGTCGCTCTCGGGGCGACCGGTTTCTCCGCCGGCTGCCTCGAGCGACGACTCGAGACCGAGCACCACTGGACGACTTCTCCCGACTGGCCGATGGCGAACCACGACGCCCATCACACGGGCCGCACCGCCAGCGATGGCCCGTCTGCTGGGTCGGTCGCCTGGCAGCGTCACCTTGGGGGTGAGCGGACGGCCGCCACCCCGGTCATCGCAGATGGCACGGTCTACGCCAACGGCGATGGGGTCGTCGCACTGGACGCGGCGACCGGCCGGGAGCGCTGGCACGTCGGCAGCGAGGAGAACGGTGCGGGACAGGCAGTCGTCGATGGGACCATCTATGCCGTGACAACGACCGAAGCGTCGGTGATCGTCCGCGCACTCGACTCTGCCGGGCGTGTGCAGTGGGAGTGGTCGACCGCGGTTCCGTCCCCCGATGCCAGACCACCGGTGGTCGCGGACGACACGCTCTACGTTCAGCTGGGTGTGACACGGCGAACACGACGGCTCGTCGCATTCGACCGCCACGACGGCAGCGTTCGCTGGTCGAGCGAGGTAGAGAGCATGGAGATGTTCGCGCCGGCGGTGGCCCACGGCCGCGTCCTCGCGCTCGCGGAGCACGGGGCAGTCCGCGCCATCGGGCCGACCTGCGGCCTCGGCTGTCGTCTTGGTGCTGGCCCACCAGCGACGGACTGGCGGGAGCGCTATCCCGGCGGGGACCGCTGGCACGCCCCCACGGTTCGAGGAATCGACGTGCTGACCGGCATCGACGCGTTCGGGAGCGGGAGCGCTCAGCTGCGCGTACTGGACCTGAACGACGGCGGCGTCGAGTGGGCGGCCGTCCAGAGCGCCACTGCGGTGCCGCCAGCGACCGACGGCCGGTCGCTCTGGAGCGTCGGGTCGGTCCACGTCGACCGAGACGACGGCGTGACGAACGTCGGTGACAACGACATGGTGGTCCGGCGACGGGGGATGGACGGCGAGGTACGCTGGGAACGCCAGTTCGCAGAGCGCCTTGGCAGCGCCCGACCCGTCCTCGCTGGCGTCCCCCGGTTCGACTGGTCCGACGCCGACAAGGACGAAGACAACGCTGCCGGTGGCACCCTCTACGTCGGGAGCTACTTCGCGCCGGAGGTCGACGGCGGCGGCTGGGTGACGGCGCTGGACGCCGTGACTGGAGAGACGCAGTGGGAGAAGCACGTCACACCGAGCCCCCGGTCCCTCGCCGTCGCGGGCGGCCGACTCTTCGTCGGCGACGGGGACGGGAAGCTGGTCTGTTTCGACTGA